In Hahella sp. KA22, one genomic interval encodes:
- the metG gene encoding methionine--tRNA ligase, with product MSGEPRKILVTSALPYANGPIHLGHLLEYIQTDIWVRFQKLRGHQCTYVCADDAHGTAIMLKAEQMGITPEQLIDQVNADHRRDFAEFLIEFDNYYSTHSEENRELSSYIYKACVDAGKIATRTITQAYDPEKNLFLADRFIKGTCPKCKAEDQYGDNCEVCSSTYTPAELINPRSAISGATPIEKESTHFFFKLPDFQEFLQKWTRSGTLQPQIANKLAEWLDAGLQEWDISRDAPYFGFEIPDQPGKFFYVWLDAPIGYMASFKNLCARRADLDFDEYWKKDSTAELYHFIGKDIINFHALFWPSMLSCADFRTPSAVYAHGFVTVDGAKMSKSRGTFIMARTFLEHLNPEYLRYYFAAKLTSNVDDLDLNLQDFTLKVNADLVGKLVNIASRCAKFITKAGGKLSSQISEPELVEQFLSKSDFIAQAYEDREFGKAVREIMALADLANKYIDEKAPWKLAKEEGKEQEVLDVCSVGVNLFRILITYLAPVLPGVAAASAEFLNAPIVWNKPLQPLTDHAVNEFKPMISRVDPKAVDAMVEASKDNMDQAPKDNGKAKKDKKEAKSEQEIAPTIKFDDFAKIDLRIAKIVSAEHVEGADKLLRLQLDIGSEQRQVFAGIKSAYAPEDLVGRLTVMVANLEPRKMKFGMSEGMVLAAGPGGKDIWLLQPDSGAQPGMQVK from the coding sequence ATGTCCGGAGAGCCTAGAAAAATTCTCGTCACAAGCGCTTTACCGTACGCGAACGGCCCTATTCACCTTGGGCACCTGCTGGAATATATCCAGACTGATATCTGGGTAAGATTCCAGAAGCTTCGCGGCCATCAATGCACCTATGTCTGCGCCGACGACGCGCACGGCACAGCGATCATGCTTAAAGCCGAGCAGATGGGCATTACTCCGGAGCAACTGATCGACCAAGTGAACGCAGACCATCGTCGCGACTTCGCTGAGTTTCTGATCGAGTTCGACAATTACTACTCCACGCACTCGGAAGAAAACCGGGAGCTGTCATCCTATATTTACAAAGCCTGTGTGGACGCGGGTAAAATCGCTACGCGCACCATCACCCAGGCCTACGACCCGGAAAAGAACCTGTTCCTGGCGGACCGTTTCATCAAAGGAACCTGTCCTAAGTGTAAAGCGGAAGACCAGTACGGCGATAACTGTGAGGTATGCAGCAGCACTTATACGCCCGCCGAGCTGATCAACCCCCGCTCCGCCATTTCCGGCGCGACGCCCATTGAAAAAGAGTCCACGCACTTCTTCTTCAAACTGCCCGACTTCCAGGAATTCCTGCAGAAGTGGACCCGTAGCGGAACCCTGCAACCACAGATCGCCAACAAACTGGCGGAGTGGCTGGACGCAGGCCTGCAGGAGTGGGATATCTCACGCGACGCCCCTTATTTCGGCTTCGAAATTCCAGATCAACCCGGCAAGTTCTTCTACGTCTGGCTGGACGCGCCAATTGGTTACATGGCGAGCTTCAAGAATCTATGCGCGCGTCGCGCAGATCTGGACTTCGACGAATACTGGAAGAAAGACTCCACCGCCGAGCTGTATCACTTCATCGGCAAGGACATCATCAACTTCCACGCACTGTTCTGGCCGTCCATGCTGAGCTGCGCGGACTTCAGAACGCCCAGCGCCGTTTATGCGCATGGTTTTGTGACTGTGGATGGGGCAAAAATGTCCAAGTCCCGCGGCACCTTTATCATGGCGCGGACGTTTCTGGAGCATCTGAATCCAGAGTACCTGCGTTATTACTTCGCCGCCAAGTTGACCTCCAACGTGGACGATCTGGACCTGAACCTGCAGGACTTCACGCTGAAAGTAAACGCCGATCTGGTTGGCAAGCTGGTCAATATCGCCAGCCGTTGCGCCAAGTTCATCACCAAGGCGGGAGGCAAACTGTCGTCTCAGATCAGCGAGCCTGAATTGGTTGAACAGTTCCTGTCCAAATCCGACTTTATCGCCCAGGCCTACGAAGATCGCGAATTTGGCAAAGCCGTCAGGGAAATCATGGCGCTGGCCGACCTCGCCAATAAGTACATCGATGAAAAAGCGCCCTGGAAACTGGCGAAGGAAGAAGGCAAAGAACAGGAAGTGTTGGACGTCTGCTCTGTTGGCGTAAACCTGTTCCGTATCCTGATCACCTATTTGGCCCCAGTGCTGCCAGGCGTCGCCGCGGCTTCCGCAGAATTCCTGAACGCGCCCATCGTCTGGAACAAGCCACTGCAGCCGCTGACCGACCATGCCGTCAATGAGTTCAAACCAATGATCTCCCGGGTTGATCCCAAAGCCGTGGACGCCATGGTGGAAGCCTCCAAAGACAACATGGACCAGGCGCCCAAAGACAACGGCAAAGCGAAAAAGGACAAGAAAGAGGCGAAATCCGAACAGGAGATTGCGCCAACGATCAAGTTCGACGACTTCGCCAAGATCGACCTGCGCATCGCCAAAATCGTCTCCGCAGAGCATGTAGAAGGCGCCGATAAACTGCTGCGCCTGCAACTGGATATCGGCAGTGAACAGCGCCAGGTATTCGCCGGCATCAAATCCGCCTATGCGCCGGAAGACCTGGTGGGTCGCTTGACTGTCAT